DNA from Bacillus sp. Marseille-P3661:
GGAAGAGCATGATCATCTATTAAAGATTATTAAAGAAATATTAATTATGCAGGATGAAAATGTTAAAAAGTAGGTATTAAAGGCTAGGAAATGATCTAATAATGCATCACAGGCTGTGGCGCATTTTTTATTATTAGATAATAATATTCTAGTAAAGTGAATTTCTAGCGAGTAAGCGGATTTCAACTTACATTTTGTAAATGCAAATGACATTCAGGAGAAAGGATGTGAATGACGCCCGTAGTTGTAACCGCTTTATTGATCTGTAATTGCTTAGATTCCTCATTATTTACCTCAAAACTAAGGAGTGTGCTGTGTATGAAAAAAGTGCTAGATACTTATGAAGTAAATAGAAGTACAATGGCTTTATTATCAGTGGCTCATATCGATTATTGCTGCATTGCCTTAGAAGACAATCAAACCTTATATGTTCGGCAGACCCCGATTTCAATCGTGAAAGCGTCTTGTTTAGATGGAGGCTCTACCTATGACGGACGACGTACTGCTGTAACCCATCGAACCGGTTCGAAGCATCGAGTACCGATTCCAATTAATCCTAATGAAAATATCTTTGCATTTCCGACTCACTCACCGAAAGCTTTTGAATGCAGCTGGATCTTCTATCATCATGTTAAATCAATAAAAACCTTTAGCTCTCCAACAAACCATGCAATTCAAACCGTTATCACCTTTCAAAATGGACACCAAGAAATCCTTAACGAATCCTATTACATATTAAAAAAGCAAT
Protein-coding regions in this window:
- a CDS encoding competence protein ComK, encoding MKKVLDTYEVNRSTMALLSVAHIDYCCIALEDNQTLYVRQTPISIVKASCLDGGSTYDGRRTAVTHRTGSKHRVPIPINPNENIFAFPTHSPKAFECSWIFYHHVKSIKTFSSPTNHAIQTVITFQNGHQEILNESYYILKKQYQQTAICILAFAPQHRDSPSRLL